The Mucilaginibacter mallensis genome has a segment encoding these proteins:
- a CDS encoding DUF3822 family protein produces the protein MSENINYYRDKDIHLYQVTDNYILVLQMYPDTFSYAIVHKNRLVAMGIDCSLDVLHEPGHNHDLLNYNFRQIVTGLPSTGFTLVPTLLYSKDRVADLARFLDVQSHEKVIAQPLDNENHIIYKVDESLINRAEPYSLENPVFLAKGWITAIANYNPQPNNLYLNIDNLNLVEVLYCIGDKVRFFNRFNFFNPDELVYYVALAAKELDLQPQNLNLILSGDIELDDRNAIRLADFFKTVELNDFNLLDYPAEVKPHKILPLIALSLCASSEVF, from the coding sequence ATGAGCGAAAATATTAACTACTACCGGGATAAAGATATACACCTGTACCAGGTTACTGATAATTATATTTTAGTACTGCAAATGTACCCGGATACATTCTCATATGCCATTGTTCATAAAAACAGGCTGGTTGCTATGGGAATTGATTGCAGTCTGGATGTTTTACACGAGCCCGGGCATAATCACGACCTTTTAAATTATAATTTCAGGCAGATCGTAACCGGCCTGCCTTCCACCGGCTTCACCCTTGTGCCTACACTTTTATATAGTAAAGACCGAGTGGCTGATCTTGCACGTTTTTTAGATGTACAATCCCACGAGAAAGTAATTGCACAACCATTGGACAACGAAAATCACATCATTTATAAAGTTGATGAATCGTTAATTAACAGGGCAGAGCCATATAGTCTCGAAAATCCTGTTTTTTTGGCTAAAGGCTGGATAACCGCCATAGCCAATTATAATCCGCAGCCTAATAATTTATATTTAAATATAGATAACCTGAACTTAGTTGAGGTATTGTATTGTATAGGTGATAAAGTTCGCTTCTTTAACAGGTTCAATTTCTTTAACCCGGATGAACTGGTTTATTATGTAGCGCTTGCTGCTAAAGAACTCGATCTTCAACCTCAAAATTTAAACTTGATTTTAAGCGGCGATATCGAGTTGGATGATCGTAATGCAATCCGCCTTGCTGATTTTTTCAAAACTGTTGAACTTAACGACTTTAACTTACTGGATTATCCAGCTGAAGTTAAACCCCATAAAATACTGCCACTTATAGCTTTATCGTTATGCGCATCATCGGAGGTGTTTTAA
- the pyrE gene encoding orotate phosphoribosyltransferase — translation MFNNSEAEQQVAEFLLQIKAIKLQPNNPFTWASGWKSPIYCDNRITLSHPTVRTYIRQQLTQLIQEKFGAVGCIAGVATAGIPQGVLIAQELGLPFIYVRSKPKEHGTGSLIEGDVVTGKRVVVIEDLISTGKSSLQAVAALREAGYHVAGLAAIFTYQFDVATENFTEAKCPFVTLSNYSALIKYAEQHQYVSTDDVDMLKKWRENPSEWGR, via the coding sequence ATGTTTAATAATAGTGAGGCCGAACAGCAAGTGGCCGAATTCCTGCTGCAAATTAAAGCAATTAAATTACAACCTAATAATCCATTTACATGGGCATCAGGCTGGAAATCGCCAATTTATTGTGATAATCGCATAACACTGTCACATCCAACTGTACGCACCTACATCCGTCAGCAGTTAACACAGTTAATTCAGGAAAAGTTTGGCGCTGTTGGCTGTATTGCCGGTGTAGCTACTGCAGGCATACCACAAGGAGTATTAATTGCACAGGAATTAGGCTTGCCATTTATTTATGTACGCTCAAAACCAAAGGAACACGGCACAGGCAGCCTTATTGAGGGTGATGTTGTAACTGGTAAAAGGGTTGTAGTAATTGAAGATCTGATATCGACAGGCAAAAGCAGCTTACAGGCTGTTGCAGCTTTACGCGAGGCAGGCTACCACGTAGCCGGGCTTGCCGCTATATTCACCTACCAATTTGATGTAGCGACAGAGAATTTTACTGAAGCAAAATGTCCATTTGTTACATTATCAAACTATAGCGCTTTAATAAAATATGCTGAACAGCACCAGTATGTTAGTACTGATGATGTAGATATGCTAAAAAAATGGCGTGAAAACCCATCTGAATGGGGAAGATAA
- a CDS encoding glycoside hydrolase family 5 protein translates to MNSLIRKICFLFLSLVFSGASIYAMKTVPSTTVDISTLNGYLSRTINIAFTFDAPKEGAWGHTLAASDFKLIKAAGFTAVRLPIQWVARMDTVAPYTIDPQFLARIDWAISEALKNHLAIVLDNHLDAQLMKEPAVFHERFLSLWKQLSTHYSHKPQQVMFEVMAEPHEQLDAIWNDYFKEALAIIRESNPTRPVIVGPPFYNLVYKLNDLHLPQDDYLILTVHYYDPIQFTMQGEDWFPMGKPREWIGTQWLGTEQEKRVISHAMDAVSDWAKKQGRPVFLGEFGAGDHADTVSKARYFSCIREQAELHGFSWGIFNFAVKFSLYDQKEKTWHQGLLTALIPTGKR, encoded by the coding sequence ATGAATTCGCTTATCCGGAAAATATGTTTCCTGTTCCTTTCATTGGTCTTTTCCGGTGCGTCTATTTATGCCATGAAAACAGTTCCTTCAACCACAGTCGATATTTCTACCCTTAATGGTTACCTGTCGAGAACGATTAATATTGCTTTTACTTTTGATGCACCGAAAGAAGGTGCATGGGGGCACACCTTAGCGGCCAGTGATTTTAAACTGATAAAAGCGGCCGGTTTTACCGCGGTAAGGCTTCCAATCCAATGGGTAGCCAGAATGGATACCGTGGCTCCGTATACAATAGACCCGCAATTCTTAGCACGGATAGACTGGGCCATCAGCGAAGCATTAAAAAATCATTTGGCTATTGTACTGGATAACCATTTGGATGCACAATTGATGAAGGAACCAGCGGTTTTTCATGAGCGGTTCCTGAGCCTGTGGAAGCAGTTGTCGACTCACTACAGTCATAAACCACAGCAGGTGATGTTTGAAGTTATGGCAGAGCCGCACGAACAGCTCGATGCGATTTGGAACGATTATTTTAAGGAGGCGCTGGCAATTATCCGGGAAAGCAATCCGACCCGCCCGGTTATCGTGGGCCCACCATTTTATAACCTGGTATACAAACTAAATGATCTGCATTTGCCGCAGGACGATTACCTGATCCTGACGGTTCATTATTATGATCCTATTCAGTTCACCATGCAGGGAGAGGATTGGTTTCCTATGGGCAAACCACGCGAGTGGATCGGGACCCAATGGCTGGGGACCGAACAGGAGAAGCGGGTGATCAGCCATGCGATGGATGCCGTTTCAGATTGGGCAAAAAAGCAGGGGCGACCGGTGTTTTTAGGCGAATTCGGTGCCGGCGATCATGCAGATACGGTTTCCAAGGCACGTTATTTTAGCTGTATCAGAGAACAGGCGGAACTGCACGGTTTTTCATGGGGCATTTTTAATTTCGCAGTGAAATTCAGCCTATACGACCAGAAGGAGAAAACCTGGCATCAAGGTTTGTTAACGGCTTTGATACCTACTGGTAAACGATGA
- a CDS encoding ABC-F family ATP-binding cassette domain-containing protein, with protein MITVSNLSLRYGKRTLFEDVNLKFTQGNCYGIIGANGAGKSTFLKILSGEIDPTSGSVSFTPGERMAVLSQNHYAFDEYSVLETVMMGHKEMYAVMKEKDAIYLKEDFTDADGERAGELENLFAEMDGWNAESNAATLLSNLGIKEEYHYKLVKELDNTQKVRVLLAQALFGNPDILLLDEPTNDLDIHTVSWLEDFLSTYEAIVLVVSHDRHFLDTVCTHVVDIDFSKMTIYTGNYSFWYESSQLALKQRSDQNKKTEDRVKELQEFIRRFSANASKSKQATSRKKALDKINLDEIQPSNRKYPGIIFNNQGREAGDQILQVENLSKTLNGELLFANISFTANKGDKIAVISQNSLATTAFYDILAGRDTADKGTFKWGVTINMADIPMDNTDYFKGKNENLIDWLREYSPGEKDDQFIRGFLGRMLFSGEEVLKKSNVLSGGEKMRCMFSRMMLQQANLLIFDEPTNHLDLESITALNNGMKDYRGTILFTSRDHELVETVANRIIELTPGGYIDKLMDYDEYINSDAVQKQRDELYALA; from the coding sequence ATGATAACGGTATCCAATCTATCCCTACGCTACGGCAAACGAACATTATTTGAAGACGTTAACCTGAAATTTACCCAGGGTAACTGTTATGGTATTATTGGTGCTAATGGCGCAGGGAAATCAACTTTCTTAAAAATACTTTCAGGCGAAATTGACCCTACCAGTGGTTCAGTAAGTTTTACTCCCGGCGAACGTATGGCGGTATTAAGCCAGAATCACTATGCTTTTGACGAATATTCGGTACTTGAAACCGTAATGATGGGGCATAAAGAAATGTATGCCGTAATGAAGGAGAAAGATGCCATCTACCTGAAAGAAGATTTTACAGACGCAGATGGCGAACGCGCGGGTGAGCTTGAAAATCTTTTTGCCGAAATGGATGGCTGGAACGCCGAAAGTAATGCCGCTACCCTATTGAGCAATCTAGGTATCAAAGAAGAATATCACTATAAACTGGTTAAGGAACTGGATAACACCCAAAAGGTACGTGTTTTATTAGCACAGGCACTTTTTGGCAACCCCGATATATTATTACTCGATGAGCCTACCAACGACCTTGACATACATACTGTAAGCTGGCTCGAAGACTTTTTATCGACCTATGAGGCTATTGTACTGGTAGTATCGCACGACAGGCACTTTTTAGATACCGTTTGTACCCATGTAGTTGATATCGACTTCTCAAAAATGACCATTTATACCGGCAACTATTCATTCTGGTATGAATCAAGTCAGCTGGCATTAAAACAGCGTTCAGATCAGAATAAAAAGACTGAGGACCGGGTTAAAGAATTGCAGGAATTTATCCGCAGATTTAGCGCTAACGCATCCAAATCAAAACAAGCCACCAGTCGTAAAAAAGCTTTGGATAAGATCAACCTTGACGAAATACAGCCATCAAACCGTAAATATCCGGGCATTATATTCAACAACCAGGGCCGTGAAGCCGGAGACCAGATATTACAGGTTGAGAATCTTTCAAAAACGCTTAATGGCGAGCTCTTATTTGCCAATATTAGTTTCACAGCAAATAAAGGAGATAAGATTGCCGTTATCTCACAAAATAGCTTAGCTACAACAGCATTCTATGATATTTTAGCAGGTCGCGATACAGCAGATAAGGGCACATTTAAATGGGGTGTTACCATTAATATGGCTGATATTCCAATGGATAATACGGATTATTTTAAAGGAAAGAATGAAAATCTGATAGACTGGCTACGTGAATATTCTCCTGGCGAAAAGGATGATCAGTTTATCCGTGGATTCTTAGGTCGCATGCTATTCTCTGGCGAAGAGGTGTTGAAAAAGAGTAATGTACTATCAGGTGGTGAAAAAATGCGTTGTATGTTTAGCCGTATGATGCTGCAACAAGCCAACCTGTTGATTTTTGATGAACCAACCAACCACCTTGATCTGGAATCGATCACAGCGCTTAATAACGGCATGAAAGACTATAGGGGAACTATCCTCTTTACCTCACGGGATCATGAACTGGTTGAAACCGTGGCTAACCGTATTATTGAATTAACCCCTGGCGGTTATATTGATAAACTAATGGATTATGACGAGTACATTAACAGTGATGCCGTACAAAAACAACGAGACGAGTTATATGCCTTAGCCTAG
- the rsmD gene encoding 16S rRNA (guanine(966)-N(2))-methyltransferase RsmD: protein MRIIGGVLKGLRLNPPKNLPVRPTTDLAKEALFNILLNKIEFEGIKVLDLFSGTGNISLEFASRGAAEVVSIDRSIHCINYLKDTARQHKLTQIKTFKADVLKYLQLETEQYDLIFADPPYDMNQIPELPKIIFEKNLLLPGGLLIVEHQSLQNLSNHPAFTEQRKYGHSSFSFFQVNQ from the coding sequence ATGCGCATCATCGGAGGTGTTTTAAAGGGGCTGCGATTAAATCCGCCTAAAAATTTACCTGTTCGCCCTACTACCGATCTGGCTAAAGAGGCTCTATTTAACATCCTGCTCAATAAAATTGAATTCGAAGGCATCAAAGTGCTCGACCTTTTCAGCGGAACGGGTAATATATCGCTGGAGTTTGCATCGCGGGGTGCTGCCGAAGTTGTTTCGATAGACCGCAGCATTCACTGCATCAATTACCTGAAAGATACCGCCCGCCAGCATAAGCTAACGCAGATAAAAACATTTAAGGCTGATGTATTGAAATATCTGCAACTGGAAACCGAGCAATATGACCTCATATTCGCTGATCCACCGTATGATATGAACCAGATCCCCGAGCTACCCAAGATCATATTTGAGAAGAACCTGTTGCTGCCAGGCGGTTTACTTATTGTTGAGCACCAATCTTTACAAAACCTGAGTAATCACCCGGCTTTTACCGAGCAACGAAAATATGGGCATTCGTCGTTTTCGTTTTTTCAAGTGAACCAGTAA
- a CDS encoding DUF1348 family protein has translation MKTEQRFPLPPWDMENAAQKLQIIENEWNTLDPEKVITGYAPDAEVRYGTEFLNGREEIKQFLNNKWQQQLSFKLKLDLWGALKSRMAVRFECEWHNTAGQWYRSYGVQVFQFDDDGYVQMNFASFNDEPIAESARKLV, from the coding sequence ATGAAAACAGAACAAAGATTTCCGCTGCCACCATGGGATATGGAGAATGCGGCACAAAAATTACAGATCATAGAAAACGAATGGAACACGCTCGATCCTGAAAAAGTAATAACTGGTTATGCTCCTGATGCTGAAGTTCGTTATGGTACAGAATTTTTGAACGGACGTGAGGAAATTAAACAATTCCTGAACAATAAATGGCAACAGCAATTAAGTTTTAAACTAAAGCTGGATCTGTGGGGTGCCCTTAAAAGCAGGATGGCTGTAAGGTTTGAATGTGAATGGCACAATACTGCCGGACAATGGTACAGAAGTTACGGTGTGCAGGTTTTTCAGTTTGACGATGATGGATATGTACAAATGAACTTTGCCAGCTTTAATGACGAACCTATAGCTGAAAGCGCCCGAAAATTGGTGTGA
- a CDS encoding helix-turn-helix domain-containing protein → MNDNALELFNPQSKSLVFKVFPFGSDEYFNSLKKYNYFSVILILAGKGSLIADISEYSFKENSLMCFSLYQPFKIQCKKGFKGIMVNFHPEFFCLHKHRNEVSCNGVLFNNIYESPVINLTVDEAQYLLTIITGLKVEMERPGPSQPEVLISYLKILLINASRIKIEQRHLEAVSSKKAPVILNSLKDAIDEHFKSLHSPGDYAELLNISTAALNRLSKTYFNKTLSNLIADRIIIEAKRQLYLTSEPVKSIAYELGFNDEFYFSRFFKSNVAISPQFFRDTVGFDRGNA, encoded by the coding sequence ATGAACGACAACGCATTAGAACTGTTTAATCCTCAAAGTAAGTCTTTGGTGTTTAAAGTTTTTCCGTTCGGGAGCGATGAATATTTCAATAGTTTAAAGAAGTATAATTATTTTTCTGTGATTTTGATTTTAGCGGGTAAAGGAAGTCTGATAGCCGATATTTCGGAATACAGTTTTAAAGAAAATAGCCTCATGTGCTTTTCTCTTTACCAGCCATTTAAGATCCAATGCAAAAAGGGTTTCAAAGGGATTATGGTTAATTTTCATCCTGAGTTTTTTTGTCTTCATAAGCACCGGAACGAAGTTTCTTGCAATGGCGTTCTTTTTAATAACATTTATGAGTCGCCGGTCATCAATTTAACTGTTGATGAAGCGCAGTATTTGTTAACTATCATAACCGGGCTTAAAGTTGAAATGGAACGCCCGGGCCCTTCGCAACCCGAGGTATTGATATCCTATTTAAAAATATTGCTCATCAACGCTTCCCGGATCAAAATTGAACAAAGGCATTTAGAAGCGGTATCAAGCAAAAAGGCGCCGGTTATTTTAAATAGTTTGAAAGATGCCATCGATGAACATTTTAAATCACTTCACAGTCCTGGTGATTATGCCGAATTACTAAACATTTCCACAGCAGCCCTAAACAGGCTAAGTAAAACTTATTTTAATAAGACATTGTCAAACCTTATTGCTGACAGAATAATTATTGAAGCAAAAAGACAGTTATACCTAACGTCTGAGCCTGTTAAATCGATTGCCTATGAACTGGGTTTTAATGACGAGTTTTATTTTAGCCGTTTTTTTAAAAGTAATGTGGCTATATCTCCACAGTTTTTCAGAGATACTGTTGGATTTGATCGCGGAAACGCCTAA
- a CDS encoding SRPBCC family protein, with amino-acid sequence MSTFESTVSINKPTNTVYQFLADMNNHQQLMPDDISDWSSTVDEARFTIRNMIKLALKIEERTPDTAIRIIPAEKPPFDLELKWILSGNENYTEVHFTIAADLNMMMKMVASGPLQKLADDETANLLSILN; translated from the coding sequence ATGTCTACCTTCGAGAGTACCGTTTCTATAAATAAACCAACAAATACTGTTTACCAATTTTTGGCTGATATGAATAATCATCAGCAATTAATGCCTGATGATATCTCAGACTGGTCGTCGACTGTGGATGAGGCAAGATTTACTATCAGGAATATGATAAAACTGGCGCTGAAAATTGAAGAGCGTACCCCTGACACAGCTATAAGAATAATCCCTGCTGAAAAGCCCCCGTTTGATCTTGAACTTAAATGGATTTTATCCGGCAATGAAAATTATACCGAAGTACACTTCACCATTGCTGCGGATTTAAATATGATGATGAAAATGGTTGCATCGGGCCCGTTACAAAAACTGGCTGACGATGAAACAGCAAACCTGCTTAGTATATTGAATTAA
- a CDS encoding carboxypeptidase-like regulatory domain-containing protein: protein MKKILFIAVLVVLRFACAHAQVIEGSINDAKTSEKLQYVNIGLIGKATGTVTDNNGYFKLTLNNNNADSLRISMIGYVPKTFLVSDFIRNYNGTKVISLSPDNRQLKEVKVYSRKPKQSILGNTTQSKTTDVGFTSSALGNEIGAIIRIKRAPTHLKQFNTSLAHPATDSVKLRLNFYNVKSGKPDTILQHQNIFVTVKKGQEKITVDLEPYHIYVEDKFFVSLEWIENSKGQGVMFSASVLSGNIISRETSQANWEKIGIAGIGFNVLASY from the coding sequence TTGAAAAAAATATTATTTATTGCCGTTCTGGTTGTACTACGATTTGCCTGTGCCCATGCACAGGTAATTGAAGGCTCTATTAATGATGCCAAAACCAGTGAAAAGCTGCAATATGTAAATATTGGCCTAATTGGTAAAGCTACCGGCACTGTAACAGACAATAATGGCTATTTTAAGCTTACGCTTAATAATAACAATGCTGATAGCCTGAGAATTTCAATGATCGGTTATGTTCCAAAAACATTCCTGGTAAGTGATTTTATCAGGAATTATAACGGGACTAAAGTTATTTCGTTATCGCCGGATAATCGTCAGCTTAAAGAAGTTAAGGTTTACAGCCGCAAACCCAAACAAAGCATATTAGGCAATACAACCCAATCAAAAACAACTGATGTTGGTTTTACAAGCAGCGCGCTAGGCAATGAAATAGGCGCCATTATCAGGATAAAACGGGCACCCACTCACCTTAAACAATTTAATACATCGCTTGCCCATCCCGCAACCGATTCAGTAAAACTACGGCTCAACTTTTACAACGTTAAAAGCGGCAAACCAGATACTATTTTGCAGCACCAAAATATTTTTGTCACGGTAAAAAAAGGACAGGAAAAGATAACTGTCGACCTTGAGCCCTACCACATTTATGTTGAAGATAAATTTTTTGTAAGCCTTGAGTGGATAGAAAACAGTAAAGGACAAGGGGTTATGTTTTCGGCAAGTGTATTAAGCGGTAACATAATTTCAAGAGAAACAAGTCAGGCCAATTGGGAAAAAATAGGCATTGCTGGTATTGGTTTTAATGTACTGGCATCATATTAA
- a CDS encoding NUDIX hydrolase, whose amino-acid sequence MAQKYRIYINEKVILLTESEPKKVESYERLDAETFDLKIIYTWILKHHSNLFYILCDDAKVFLKSVVNNTTLIEAAGGLVKNENGDYLFIYRNNKWDLPKGKIEKDEKVKVAAVREVEEECGIRVSKLGKKICNTYHVYISREEVVLKKTYWFSMKYKGAGRLKPQIEEGITDVRWFRKHHIDAILMNTFPSILDVLVEKDLIKDKPVPLSE is encoded by the coding sequence ATGGCTCAAAAATACAGAATTTATATTAATGAAAAGGTAATCCTGCTCACAGAATCGGAACCTAAGAAAGTAGAAAGTTATGAACGCCTTGATGCTGAGACTTTTGACTTGAAAATTATATACACCTGGATACTTAAACATCATAGTAATCTTTTTTATATTTTATGCGATGATGCTAAGGTTTTCCTTAAAAGTGTAGTAAATAACACTACACTTATTGAGGCCGCAGGTGGACTTGTTAAGAACGAAAATGGTGATTATCTGTTCATTTACCGTAATAATAAATGGGATCTGCCTAAGGGTAAAATAGAGAAAGATGAGAAAGTGAAAGTTGCCGCTGTGCGCGAGGTGGAAGAGGAGTGTGGTATAAGAGTAAGCAAGCTTGGTAAAAAAATATGCAATACTTATCATGTTTATATCAGCAGGGAAGAGGTAGTGTTAAAAAAGACCTACTGGTTCAGCATGAAATATAAAGGGGCAGGTAGATTAAAACCACAGATAGAAGAAGGCATAACGGATGTACGCTGGTTCAGGAAACATCATATTGATGCTATCCTGATGAATACCTTCCCATCAATATTAGATGTGCTGGTTGAAAAGGACCTGATTAAAGATAAGCCAGTGCCTCTTTCGGAATAA
- the coaD gene encoding pantetheine-phosphate adenylyltransferase, with amino-acid sequence MKIALFPGSFDPVTKAHVDIVKRSIGLFDKIYIGIGVNSSKSGFLSVETREKMLRAVFENEPKIHIVAYEGLTVNFCKSIGADYMIRGIRTVSDFEYEKAIAQMNHSLVPEIESIFIVSKPGYSSISSTIVREIMRYNGDVAQFIPKEALAYL; translated from the coding sequence ATGAAAATTGCTCTTTTCCCGGGCTCGTTTGATCCCGTTACCAAGGCACATGTTGATATTGTAAAAAGATCGATCGGCTTGTTCGATAAGATTTATATCGGCATAGGCGTCAACAGCTCCAAATCAGGTTTTTTAAGTGTGGAAACCCGTGAGAAAATGCTGCGTGCTGTTTTTGAGAACGAGCCCAAAATTCATATCGTAGCTTATGAGGGCTTAACCGTAAATTTCTGCAAATCCATTGGTGCCGATTATATGATTCGCGGCATTCGTACCGTGTCAGATTTTGAATACGAAAAAGCCATAGCACAAATGAACCACTCGCTGGTGCCTGAGATAGAAAGCATTTTTATTGTAAGTAAACCGGGGTACTCATCCATTAGCTCAACCATTGTACGTGAAATTATGCGGTACAATGGCGATGTTGCCCAGTTTATTCCGAAAGAGGCACTGGCTTATCTTTAA
- a CDS encoding FHA domain-containing protein, with product MFDLFKKNENKGPQDVKSLRDALLRFIKAELQKAEGGEGSHIKGVNLFITANGNEKHIYEAAVYAGEQDKFKQEIQKIADDYALELPANWALEITFDEPVPDEALKSKELDAALFIRTKDHTLLKTGSAYITILNGEAEQAGYQITSDDGKINIGRERRAQVAGGFFRTNHIAFPGDSANPGNKFISRQHAHIEWDNEKGCFMLYADEGGVPPGNKIKVKTLKDDNLIKLHSTEIGHSLTGGDQIILGDSAVLEFNYHPVNH from the coding sequence ATGTTTGATTTATTTAAGAAGAATGAAAATAAAGGCCCGCAGGATGTAAAAAGTCTGCGCGATGCATTGCTTCGTTTTATAAAGGCCGAATTACAAAAAGCAGAAGGGGGAGAGGGCAGCCACATTAAAGGAGTTAATCTGTTTATCACTGCCAACGGTAATGAAAAACATATTTACGAAGCCGCGGTTTATGCTGGGGAACAAGACAAGTTTAAGCAGGAGATTCAAAAGATAGCGGACGACTACGCCCTTGAACTACCGGCAAACTGGGCATTGGAGATCACCTTTGACGAACCGGTTCCGGACGAGGCTTTAAAATCAAAAGAATTGGATGCTGCCTTATTTATCCGCACAAAAGATCATACGCTGCTCAAAACCGGTTCTGCCTATATTACTATACTAAATGGTGAGGCGGAACAGGCGGGCTATCAAATTACTTCTGATGATGGTAAGATCAATATTGGCAGGGAGAGAAGGGCACAGGTGGCCGGTGGGTTCTTTCGTACCAACCATATTGCTTTTCCCGGTGATAGCGCTAACCCAGGCAATAAATTTATTAGCAGGCAACATGCGCATATTGAATGGGATAATGAGAAAGGATGCTTTATGCTTTACGCCGATGAGGGAGGAGTGCCCCCGGGTAATAAAATTAAGGTTAAAACATTAAAGGATGATAACCTGATCAAACTACATTCGACTGAAATAGGCCATAGTTTGACCGGCGGGGATCAAATTATATTAGGCGACTCAGCCGTACTGGAGTTTAATTATCATCCTGTAAATCACTAA